The Triticum dicoccoides isolate Atlit2015 ecotype Zavitan unplaced genomic scaffold, WEW_v2.0 scaffold214766, whole genome shotgun sequence genome includes the window CTTCGGCGAGCTCCTGAGGATGTCTCAGGAGGAGTTTGGCTTTGCAAACAAAGGCAAGATCACACTGCCTTGTGATGCTGCAGTGATGGAGTATGTCATGTGCTTGCTCAGGAGAAACGCCTCCACCGAGGTCGAGAGTGCATTGCTCAGCTCTATGGTGACGTCTTGCCACTACACTGGCTGCGCCATGCCTACTGTTGGAGCCAGCCAACAGATTTGCTGTTTGTAGCTTctgaagaagatgcatgaagaggcCCTGGCGATGTCTTTTTTCTTGTTTAGTTTGCCTGGATAGTGTAAGATAGTTAGATAACAGACAATAGGAGCAGGAAAATTGTATGTATAGCAATCTGATCATCAAAGCAATAAAGCAGTACTCTGGGCATTCTTCTCTTAAATTTTAGTTTCATACAACTCTACAATGGACCAAAAATGGTTGTGACTCTACTTTTAGATGTCGATAGTTTCATCCTGCTGCACAGAGAATACACAACAAGTCTCCATACAATCTATCATCTAGGCCTCTGGAAAATAAATACAGTACCATCAATAAAATAAGTAGGTAAAAATTAGAA containing:
- the LOC119345201 gene encoding auxin-responsive protein SAUR36-like, producing MAGAKRLSQLAKKWQRVEALGRKRLTGSAKEDQDCCSFVPAKGHCVMYTADGRRFEVPLVYLSTTVFGELLRMSQEEFGFANKGKITLPCDAAVMEYVMCLLRRNASTEVESALLSSMVTSCHYTGCAMPTVGASQQICCL